CCTTTCTAGTTCCCCTTCAAGGATTgtctctccccatttcctccATCCTGTGAGAATAGGCACTGTCTTATTGGCTTGTACATGTGTCCAGTGCTtaatccagtgcctggcacatgggaaaTGCTCCAGCAACACTCTAACTTTCTATCTGTCTATGCcaaattatttcttcctctctctatttAACCATAAGGGATCTCTCTGTGGGAGAGAAGGAATGTATGTGATGCCAAAACAAATTATGTCAATTTATTCAAAAAATTTAGAAGCACTCTTTATCATCAGGGAGATGGAGAGATACAAGGGTGAGATATAAAAAGACAtctcaataaaatgtatttgaaaaaataatccaagaaaaaaaataaaatagtaaaaggaACTTTTATTTCCTCTGACCTCATTTCAAGACTCTGCATGATCAGGGTCATTATCCTGCCCTAGACCTATTGAGCACTGGCTATTCATTACTATAAAGCAGtacttttcaaacttttttgGTTTGGGGAcccttttatactcttaaaaattgagACACATCCCCAAGAGCATTTGTGTGGGTTATATCTAGTGATATTTACtattttggaaattaaaatgtCAATGTTTACTATGAAAGGAGTTTTGATCTTGTGAATCACCCCAAAAAGTTCTTGGAAACCCCTGGAGGGGTCTCTGAACCATGCTTTGAGAATCACTGCCCTAAAGTATTGTCTGTTTTTATGTCAACCCCCTACTCCTAAGAATATAAGTCCTATAAGAACACATACCATATCTGATTTCCTTACTGTCTCAGAGGAGGAGGATTTAGTAGAAAGCCGCTGGCCTTGGAGTGAacagatctgggtttgaatcctgcctctggaaTTGACAATCTGGAAAATACCATGACACTTTGACCCAATGGATTTCCCCAGGAAATAAAACAGGAGAGTTGTCTTCCATTctcattcttattttctcttctctctctctctctctctctctctctctctctctctctctctctctctctctctctctctctctctccctcccttcctccctccctccctccctccctccctctctctcacacacacacacacacacacacacacacacacaaacaaaaacaatcatgGAAGTGAGGCCACTCTATGGGTTGTCTTCTTCTAGATGCTACAATTCAGGCTGACCCTTAGCTCTCATCACATGATAcaatctcattttgtcctctttAAAAACCCTAGGCACATGCTCAAGGAGTGTATGACAGCAGCAGAGAGCAGGTAGGGATGTTGCCATGGCTACATatgcaaaactgaaaacaaataaaaattcaagcGCAAGGCAGAGTTTCATCTTAATATTTCTCAGTTGACTTGTTCTTCCTGTCTATCTTCCTCAATCCTCGATCCCTCACTTCCCCCAAGGAAAAGCCAGAATCATCAGATGCCTTTGGAACaaagacttttattttaaaaaataagttacaaATAGAACTTTCTGCTATAAGCCTTCTCTGTTCCTTCTGTGGATCTAGTAACCAACTGGATCCAAGGTCTTGCATTAACCCTAACTTTACAATACTGTTCATGCCACAGGCTATATTTTAAAGCAAACAGCTTATGTTCCATGCCCCATGCTGGTGTATACCACCATACACATATAAAGCTATtgtaaataaaacatttcaatCAAGACcaacatatatagatagatagatgtttatatacatatattttccatCCAGCTAACAAAGAAAGTCATCCTTAGTCATAGAACAAACAAAAATGATGCCATGCTAACATTTAAACTACAGCACTCTGGATACGCAGGGCAGCTTTATGTTTCAAATaggagataaaaatatatttaactttcaaatacaatgtATTAAGATACATTGAtaaccagaaaataaaaaaagtcttCGGTCTTAAATACAATACAGCATACAAAATATACAGTGAACTCTGAAGCTCTCTCTCTCACGGCATCTTCGATCGGAGTATGACATCTCCAACAGTGCATGGAGGCTTTGTTGAATGTCAACCTTTCCTCTTCCATGGTTGGGCCTGGCCACATACAGAGGCACTGAGAAGAAACAAACAGATGACTCCATAGGAATGGTTCCATCCAACTGGAAGCTAGTTTAGCTTTCTTTTGTGCCCTGTGAAAGTCAAGCACAGAAGTTCGAAGGGATATCTCTGGGGAGGGAACTCCCTGGTCATTTGGCATTCTGCTCCAAGGCAGAGTACTCTGCTTCAGATACTCGGGAGGCATCTATGAGTTTGGTGAGACCCGTTTTGGCTGAGTATTTGAAGATGAATGCTTTCATCAGCTCATACCGGTAGTTTCGGTTAATGAAGCTATACAGTACTGGGTTGACACAGCAATGCACCAGGGAGAGACACTGGGTGATGTGGAGGGCTGTGTAGAGGAAGTTTTCCAACTGACAGCTGAAGGGAATAaagtggaggaaggaaaagatgtcTAGGAGCAATACTGCATGATAGGGCAGCCAGCAGATGAGGAACACAATGACATAGGAGAAGATGATCTTCTGGTTGCTATGCTTCTCCTGGTCACCTGAGGCTGAAATTGCTCTGgccagaaggaaatagaagacagCAATGATGGAAAAAGGGATGATGAATCCTAGGACCACAGAGAGCAGCTCCATGCCTAGCAGCCACTCCTTGATGCTGTGCTCTGGATAGATGGACCGGCAGTAGGTTTCATTGTTGGCAGCCAAGGTGATAGTTTTCAGATAGTAAGCATCTGGCAGTGACACACAGATGGCCAGTAGCCACACAAGAATACAGATGAGCCGGCGGACAACCTTTTTCTTGTA
The DNA window shown above is from Notamacropus eugenii isolate mMacEug1 chromosome 2, mMacEug1.pri_v2, whole genome shotgun sequence and carries:
- the ACKR3 gene encoding atypical chemokine receptor 3 codes for the protein MDPFPFDYSEPGNFTDLNWTCTNGDCITVDTIMCPSATGRNILSYILSIFYIFIFVVGMIANSVVVWVNLQAKTTGYETHLYILNLAIADLCVVVTIPIWVVSLVQHNQWPMGELTCKVAHLIFSINLFGSIFFLTCMSVDRYLSVTYFANTSSYKKKVVRRLICILVWLLAICVSLPDAYYLKTITLAANNETYCRSIYPEHSIKEWLLGMELLSVVLGFIIPFSIIAVFYFLLARAISASGDQEKHSNQKIIFSYVIVFLICWLPYHAVLLLDIFSFLHFIPFSCQLENFLYTALHITQCLSLVHCCVNPVLYSFINRNYRYELMKAFIFKYSAKTGLTKLIDASRVSEAEYSALEQNAK